In a genomic window of Magnolia sinica isolate HGM2019 chromosome 16, MsV1, whole genome shotgun sequence:
- the LOC131229197 gene encoding wall-associated receptor kinase-like 1 encodes MPLRCYASCFQFGLRSKMHDEFLLSNGAELLEELITYAEGKSKPIRIFSTQELEKATNNYAKDFFMYQDSYYKIYKGTIDGRAIIISKRKRLELFHSKRTYEVAILSQINHANVMKLLGCCLETRIPLLVFEFFPHKRLYQRIHEVGTFHDISWENCLKIATGMAYGITYLHIGTPTPIIHRDIRSRKILLDEDCNVKIVGFDLSVSMPKGESKIKCNVAGTDGYLDPEYALKGELSEKSDVYSYGVVVFEILTGKTAKELHYYDSIFLFVECMEEKRLGFVKANFLKEAKRDQLMAFVQLVGRCLARSWEKRPTMKEVVQELRRIKGL; translated from the exons ATGCCACTAAGAT GCTACGCCAGTTGTTTTCAATTCGGCTTGAGATCAAAGATGCATGATGAGTTCTTGCTTAGCAACGGAGCTGAGCTATTAGAAGAGCTAATTACTTATGCAGAAGGTAAAAGTAAACCAATCCGCATTTTTTCCACACAAGAGCTTGAGAAGGCAACTAACAATTATGCAAAGGACTTTTTTATGTATCAAGATTCATATTACAAAATTTACAAGGGAACCATCGATGGCCGAGCTATTATCATTTCTAAGCGTAAGCGGCTTGAATTATTTCACTCCAAGAGAACCTATGAAGTTGCAATTCTATCCCAAATTAACCACGCCAATGTGATGAAGCTACTCGGATGTTGCCTCGAGACTAGAATTCCATTACTGGTTTTTGAATTCTTCCCCCACAAAAGGCTTTATCAACGAATCCACGAAGTCGGAacttttcatgatatttcatgggaAAATTGCTTAAAGATTGCCACAGGAATGGCGTATGGTATTACCTATTTGCACATAGGCACACCCACACCCATCATTCATAGGGATATAAGATCCAGGAAAATTTTGTTGGATGAAGATTGTAATGTCAAAATTGTTGGTTTTGATCTATCGGTATCAATGCCCAAAGGTGAATCGAAGATAAAATGCAATGTAGCAGGGACTGACGGGTATCTTGATCCAGAGTACGCTTTGAAGGGGGAATTATCAGAAAAGAGCGATGTTTACAGTTATGGGGTAGTTGTGTTTGAGATTTTAACAGGAAAGACTGCTAAAGAATTGCATTATTACGATTCAATTTTTCTGTTTGTTGAATGCATGGAAGAGAAGCGTCTTGGATTTGTCAAGGCAAATTTTCTTAAAGAGGCGAAGAGAGATCAACTGATGGCATTCGTACAGCTTGTTGGGAGATGCCTTGCACGAAGCTGGGAGAAGAGGCCTACAATGAAGGAAGTTGTTCAAGAACTCCGACGAATTAAAGGGTTATGA